In Manis pentadactyla isolate mManPen7 chromosome 3, mManPen7.hap1, whole genome shotgun sequence, a single window of DNA contains:
- the LOC130682865 gene encoding LOW QUALITY PROTEIN: ras-related protein Rab-27A-like (The sequence of the model RefSeq protein was modified relative to this genomic sequence to represent the inferred CDS: inserted 1 base in 1 codon), which yields MSDGDYDYLIKFLALGDSGVGKTSVLYQYTDGKFNSKFITTVGIDFREKRVVYRANGPDGAIGRGQRIHLQLWDTAGQERFRSLTTAFFRDAMGFLLLFDLTNEESFLNVRNWISQLQMHAXCENPDIVLCGNKSDLEDQRVVKEEEARGLAEKYGIPYFETSAANGTNISHAIEMLLDLIMKRMERCVDKSWIPEGVVRSNGHASTDQLNEEKKGACGC from the exons ATGTCTGATGGAGACTATGATTACCTCATCAAGTTTTTAGCTTTGGGAGACTCTGGTGTAGGGAAGACCAGTGTGCTTTACCAGTACACAGATGGTAAATTTAACTCCAAATTCATCACAACGGTGGGCATTGATTTCAGGGAAAAGAGAGTGGTGTACAGAGCCAATGGGCCAGATGGAGCCATTGGCAGAGGCCAGAGAATCCACCTGCAATTATGGGACACAGCTGGGCAGGAGAGGTTTCGTAGCTtgacaacagcattcttcagagaTGCTATGGGGTTTCTTCTGCTTTTTGATCTGACAAATGAGGAAAGTTTCCTCAATGTCAGAAACTGGATAAGCCAGCTACAAATGCATG ATTGTGAAAACCCAGATATAGTGTTATGTGGAAATAAGAGTGATCTGGAGGACCAGAGAGTAGTAAAGGAGGAGGAAGCCAgaggacttgcagagaaatatggaatCCCCTACTTTGAAACTAGTGCTGCAAATGGGACAAACATAAGCCACGCAATTGAGATGCTCCTGGACCTGATAATGAAGCGAATGGAACGGTGTGTGGACAAGTCCTGGATTCCGGAAGGAGTAGTGAGGTCCAATGGTCACGCCTCTACAGATCagttaaatgaagaaaagaaggggGCATGTGGCTGTTGA